Proteins from one Syntrophales bacterium genomic window:
- a CDS encoding type II toxin-antitoxin system RelE/ParE family toxin, with translation MARKVIWSYEATDDLDALAEYIARDSSFYAAAFTQQILDTSRSLNEFSERGRIVPELGNPNIRELLIRDYRLIYTV, from the coding sequence ATGGCTCGGAAAGTAATCTGGTCTTATGAAGCCACTGATGACCTTGATGCCCTTGCCGAGTATATAGCAAGGGACTCCTCTTTTTACGCCGCAGCATTTACCCAGCAGATTTTGGACACAAGCCGTTCCCTCAATGAGTTTTCAGAAAGAGGACGCATTGTTCCAGAGCTTGGCAATCCTAATATTCGAGAACTCCTAATAAGAGATTATCGCCTCATTTACACAGTATAG